From the genome of Marixanthomonas ophiurae, one region includes:
- a CDS encoding T9SS type A sorting domain-containing protein → MKKITLLPLLFILLTFGMQAQVFPNPYCEIADPSDTTVEEITAVNFAGTNITNNDASAVLINKTETIIGITPSETYTISVEGDTKGDFDNDIVAFIDWNQNEVLDDANEIYEIGTLTNSTGDDGVSVSMDIMVPSDAVLGTTRIRITKTYTDEDSVAEIDPCAIAFNPFGQGIFPGYGQALDFTLNVGTLTTENFDVNSFSAYPIPTQNVLNLSYKSEISSVKIYNLLGQEQEVYTQNKTASTLQLNVSKLTTGAYIVKLVSEEGYYSFNMLKQ, encoded by the coding sequence ATGAAAAAAATTACGTTACTACCTTTACTATTTATCTTATTAACTTTTGGAATGCAGGCACAGGTATTTCCAAATCCATATTGCGAAATAGCAGATCCTTCCGACACTACTGTTGAAGAAATCACTGCCGTTAATTTCGCAGGAACTAACATCACGAACAATGATGCTTCTGCGGTTTTAATTAACAAAACTGAAACGATTATAGGCATTACACCTAGCGAAACCTACACTATTTCAGTGGAAGGAGACACAAAAGGAGATTTCGACAATGATATAGTTGCTTTTATCGATTGGAACCAAAATGAGGTTTTAGATGATGCGAACGAAATTTACGAAATAGGAACGCTTACCAACTCTACAGGAGATGATGGAGTTTCAGTAAGTATGGATATTATGGTTCCTTCTGATGCCGTGTTGGGGACAACGCGTATTAGAATTACCAAAACATACACAGATGAAGATTCCGTTGCTGAAATAGATCCCTGCGCAATTGCTTTTAATCCATTCGGACAGGGTATCTTCCCTGGATATGGACAAGCCTTAGATTTTACCCTAAATGTTGGCACTTTGACAACTGAAAACTTTGATGTTAATTCTTTCTCGGCATACCCAATACCAACACAAAATGTTTTAAATTTAAGTTACAAGTCCGAGATAAGTTCCGTTAAAATTTATAATCTTTTAGGACAAGAACAAGAAGTGTATACACAAAATAAGACAGCATCTACACTACAATTAAACGTTTCAAAATTAACTACTGGAGCCTATATCGTCAAGTTAGTTAGCGAGGAAGGTTACTATAGCTTTAACATGTTAAAACAATAA
- a CDS encoding arylesterase — translation MFSAHNNHFHINLLPSFGLKLIKFSYFFIALFLLSCGDTKTEKTTENKKAAEQIEDTVATDISTKTILCFGDSITAGYGLDDTDDAYPAVLQEKIDSLGLEYTVINSGVSGETTAGGKSRIDWVIKQNMDIFLLELGANDGLRGVALSETRANLQAIIDIVREKSPETTIVLAGMELPPNMGQDYTKGFRQLYADLAEKNNLAFIPFILKDVGGVAALNQSDGIHPTVEGHKIVANTVWETLRPLLKS, via the coding sequence ATGTTCAGCGCACATAATAATCATTTTCACATTAATTTACTACCTTCTTTTGGGCTGAAACTCATAAAGTTTAGTTATTTTTTTATAGCCCTGTTTCTTTTGTCTTGTGGCGATACAAAAACCGAAAAAACAACTGAAAATAAAAAAGCTGCGGAACAGATTGAAGATACTGTAGCAACCGATATTTCAACAAAGACGATCTTATGTTTTGGGGATAGTATTACCGCGGGTTATGGGCTGGACGATACCGATGATGCCTATCCGGCCGTATTGCAAGAAAAGATTGATTCGTTAGGTTTAGAATATACGGTGATCAACTCTGGTGTAAGTGGTGAAACAACCGCTGGTGGTAAAAGCCGAATTGATTGGGTAATAAAACAGAATATGGACATATTTTTATTGGAGCTTGGTGCCAATGATGGATTACGTGGTGTGGCTTTATCTGAAACACGGGCTAATTTGCAGGCAATTATCGACATAGTAAGAGAAAAAAGCCCCGAAACCACAATCGTGCTTGCGGGTATGGAATTGCCTCCAAATATGGGACAGGATTATACAAAGGGATTCAGACAACTTTACGCAGATTTGGCCGAAAAAAATAACCTCGCGTTTATACCTTTTATTTTGAAAGATGTTGGTGGCGTTGCGGCATTGAATCAATCCGATGGTATTCACCCAACTGTTGAAGGACATAAAATAGTGGCGAATACAGTGTGGGAGACACTGAGGCCGTTGTTGAAAAGTTGA
- a CDS encoding ABC transporter ATP-binding protein: protein MPKILNITNLEKTYASGNKQLTVLQDITFHVEKGQTFSIVGPSGSGKTTLLGLCAGLDEPNAGSVELCGQDLKSLNEDQRAQLRNEEVGFIFQNFQLLPTLTALENVSVPLELQGAKDAIQKSRNLLEKVGLADRVHHYPSQLSGGEQQRVALARAFANAPSILFADEPTGNLDAETGEKVIQLLLDLNKENGTTLVIVTHDLELANRTQQILTLKGGKTVTNQSTPVF from the coding sequence ATGCCAAAGATATTAAACATTACCAACTTGGAAAAGACATATGCTAGCGGTAACAAGCAATTAACAGTATTGCAAGACATTACTTTCCATGTGGAAAAAGGCCAAACCTTTTCCATTGTAGGACCTTCAGGAAGTGGTAAGACTACCTTATTGGGGTTATGTGCCGGTTTAGATGAACCCAATGCGGGTTCAGTAGAACTTTGTGGACAGGATTTGAAAAGCTTGAATGAAGACCAACGTGCGCAATTACGAAATGAGGAAGTCGGGTTTATTTTTCAGAATTTTCAATTGTTACCAACCCTTACGGCGCTTGAAAATGTAAGCGTGCCTTTAGAATTACAAGGTGCAAAAGACGCCATACAAAAAAGCAGGAATCTATTAGAAAAGGTAGGTTTGGCAGATCGTGTTCATCACTATCCATCACAATTATCTGGTGGCGAACAACAACGTGTAGCACTGGCAAGAGCTTTTGCGAATGCACCTTCCATACTATTTGCAGATGAACCTACAGGAAATCTAGATGCCGAAACCGGTGAAAAGGTAATCCAGTTATTATTAGATCTAAATAAAGAAAATGGAACCACCTTGGTGATCGTTACCCACGATTTAGAGTTAGCCAACCGTACGCAGCAAATATTAACGCTAAAAGGCGGAAAAACAGTTACCAACCAATCTACTCCCGTATTTTGA
- a CDS encoding ABC transporter permease, protein MAWRDAKASKVRLLLFMASIILGIAAVVSIQLFSTNLKDNIQRQSKNLMGADFIIDSKQIPTEGAQAIIDSLEPDAHEVNFVSMVAFPKNGGTKLVKVRGMEGNFPFYGTIETQPTAVAKTYQESGGALVDATLMLQFNAKPGDSIKVGELTLPIAGALQSIPGSSAISTSVAPPVIIPYRFIEATDLLQFGSRKEYQYFYKVQDTVNLTHLEDKLEPALDLENADLDTHTSTTERLGRRYDNVGKFLNLAAFIALLLGCIGIASSVHIYIKEKLKAIAILKCMGASRLQSFLIFLIQIAGIGIIGGLIGSLIGIGIQGLFPYLLKEFLPFTLEITIMAQPIIIGVLLGVFMSVLFALLPLLRTWYVSPLDVLRVDEKSSQEPRKVRYLVFGTILVFLFLFSLWLIKDALYALAFVGGTVITFAILAGVASLFIKMVKRFFPKHWSFTARQSLLNLFRPNNQTVVLVVAIGLGTFLISTLYFTKDILLTKTEIEQTAKNANIIILDIQPEQRDSVAESITAKELPVLNKIPLVTMRMHSLNGTLVNKLRQDTTRQIRGWILNHEFRTTYRDALTPSEELLEGTWTPQVKEDEPVYISISDNLAEDAKLSVGDPVVFNVQGVLMETIVGSVRQVDWAQMQLNFSVVFPEGVLEQAPQFNVFTTHVADEQGSATLQRDLVATFPNVTIIDLRQVYSLVEDILEQVSWVINFMAFFSILTGIIVLIGSVRTSKYQRIKESVLLRTLGAKNKQILKISALEYVFLGLLGSLVGIILALISSLCLALFVFNEPFVPSFIPFVVFVPGITLLVLAIGLSNIQTVLRSSPLEVLRKEG, encoded by the coding sequence ATGGCGTGGCGTGATGCCAAAGCCAGCAAAGTACGTTTGCTTTTATTTATGGCATCGATTATTTTGGGCATTGCGGCAGTCGTTTCCATACAATTATTCAGCACGAATTTAAAGGATAATATTCAGCGCCAATCAAAAAACTTGATGGGTGCCGATTTTATTATTGATTCTAAGCAAATACCTACAGAAGGAGCGCAAGCAATCATCGATTCGTTAGAGCCTGATGCTCATGAAGTAAACTTTGTTTCCATGGTGGCTTTTCCGAAGAACGGTGGCACCAAATTGGTAAAAGTACGTGGCATGGAAGGTAATTTTCCCTTTTATGGAACTATTGAAACCCAACCGACTGCCGTAGCAAAAACCTATCAAGAGTCAGGGGGTGCTTTGGTAGATGCCACGCTTATGCTTCAGTTTAATGCGAAACCAGGCGATTCTATAAAAGTAGGTGAACTAACGCTTCCCATTGCGGGTGCTTTACAATCGATTCCGGGAAGCTCCGCGATTTCGACTTCTGTGGCACCGCCCGTCATCATTCCTTATCGATTTATAGAAGCTACAGACTTGTTGCAGTTTGGAAGCCGAAAAGAATACCAATACTTTTATAAGGTACAAGATACCGTAAACCTAACCCATCTTGAAGACAAACTCGAACCCGCACTGGATTTAGAAAATGCCGATCTGGACACACATACCAGTACTACCGAACGCTTGGGCAGACGGTATGACAATGTGGGAAAATTTTTGAACTTGGCGGCTTTTATCGCCTTACTTTTAGGATGTATCGGTATCGCCAGTTCGGTACATATTTACATAAAAGAAAAATTAAAAGCCATTGCAATTTTAAAATGTATGGGTGCCTCCAGACTTCAAAGTTTTTTAATTTTCTTGATTCAAATTGCTGGAATTGGAATCATTGGAGGACTCATCGGGTCGCTAATAGGCATCGGAATTCAAGGGTTATTTCCATATTTGCTTAAAGAGTTTTTACCCTTCACGCTTGAAATAACTATTATGGCGCAACCTATTATTATTGGCGTGTTGCTTGGGGTATTTATGTCTGTTTTATTTGCACTGCTACCCTTGTTAAGAACTTGGTATGTTTCACCTCTAGATGTGTTGCGTGTGGATGAAAAATCATCTCAAGAGCCTCGAAAAGTACGGTATCTAGTGTTCGGAACCATTTTGGTATTCCTATTTTTATTTTCATTGTGGCTTATTAAAGATGCGTTGTATGCATTGGCATTTGTAGGCGGCACCGTTATTACTTTTGCGATTTTAGCAGGGGTAGCTTCTTTATTTATAAAGATGGTAAAACGTTTTTTTCCGAAGCATTGGAGCTTTACGGCACGCCAAAGCCTGCTTAACCTATTTAGACCAAACAATCAAACTGTTGTATTAGTCGTTGCTATAGGTCTGGGAACATTTTTAATTAGCACCTTGTATTTTACGAAGGATATCCTTTTAACAAAAACAGAAATTGAGCAGACCGCTAAAAATGCCAATATCATCATTTTGGATATCCAACCTGAACAGCGCGATTCTGTAGCCGAAAGTATTACCGCTAAAGAATTACCAGTGCTCAACAAAATTCCGCTGGTGACCATGCGAATGCATAGCCTCAATGGGACGTTGGTAAATAAACTCCGCCAAGACACTACACGCCAAATACGCGGTTGGATCCTGAACCACGAATTCAGAACTACCTATCGCGATGCGCTTACACCCTCTGAAGAGTTGCTGGAAGGCACGTGGACTCCACAAGTAAAGGAAGACGAGCCTGTTTATATTTCCATTTCAGATAATCTTGCTGAAGATGCTAAACTAAGTGTTGGCGACCCTGTTGTTTTTAATGTGCAAGGGGTGCTAATGGAAACCATCGTTGGCAGTGTACGCCAAGTAGATTGGGCACAAATGCAGCTTAATTTTAGCGTTGTATTTCCTGAAGGCGTGTTGGAACAAGCGCCACAATTTAATGTTTTTACAACCCATGTGGCAGACGAGCAAGGTTCCGCAACCTTGCAACGGGACTTGGTCGCTACATTTCCGAACGTGACCATTATCGATCTGCGACAGGTATATAGCTTGGTAGAAGATATATTAGAGCAAGTATCTTGGGTGATCAATTTTATGGCATTCTTTAGTATTCTTACGGGAATTATCGTACTCATTGGCTCCGTGCGGACAAGTAAATACCAACGGATTAAAGAAAGCGTACTGCTTCGCACCTTGGGAGCCAAAAACAAACAGATACTAAAGATCTCAGCATTGGAATATGTCTTTTTAGGCCTGTTGGGTAGCTTGGTTGGGATTATACTGGCATTAATAAGCAGTTTGTGTTTGGCGCTTTTTGTATTCAACGAACCCTTTGTACCATCCTTTATTCCATTTGTGGTATTTGTACCGGGAATTACCCTACTGGTGTTAGCAATTGGCTTAAGCAACATCCAAACCGTACTGCGTAGTTCGCCATTAGAGGTGTTGCGCAAAGAAGGTTAG
- a CDS encoding RlpA-like double-psi beta-barrel domain-containing protein: MKPKKHNYLIPLLFLSIAILLFGCAETKKQKKKMTTMTLTATAYNSVEHQTKKGNPSLAAWGDILEPGERAIAVSRDLIKLGLDHNEEIEIYGLPGTYIVKDKMHKRWKQKIDIYMGLDENAARNWGKKKVEIRFNKRDRPHDKFSRQAEDAR, from the coding sequence ATGAAGCCCAAAAAACACAACTACCTCATCCCACTACTATTCCTCTCCATAGCCATACTATTGTTTGGTTGTGCCGAAACAAAAAAACAGAAGAAAAAAATGACCACCATGACCTTAACCGCAACGGCCTACAATTCGGTGGAGCACCAAACCAAAAAAGGAAATCCGTCCCTAGCAGCTTGGGGCGATATTTTAGAACCCGGAGAACGCGCTATTGCCGTTTCGCGCGACCTCATCAAATTGGGACTGGATCACAACGAGGAAATCGAGATCTATGGCCTACCGGGCACCTACATTGTAAAAGACAAAATGCACAAACGCTGGAAACAGAAAATCGATATCTATATGGGATTAGATGAAAATGCCGCCCGCAACTGGGGCAAGAAGAAAGTGGAGATTCGGTTTAATAAAAGGGATCGGCCGCATGATAAGTTTTCTAGGCAAGCGGAGGATGCTAGGTAA
- a CDS encoding AraC family transcriptional regulator, producing MFVDFILIAGMSLLFLLVVFLLKSNTGFSKKLLSVFFINSIFFLLYYYAYLHTSRPLGGIAVLFGSGSGFLLGPFLLFYIRSLIQPLNKVIKPLLVHLIPFYMYWIAISLPVALSMVFGLFKAYHTQYVQIADYINLVENAYFLGYIWMSFQLVESIRKAREQTYSFVESSNLKWISYLIIGLFCIVVVDSFFSVYELIFPRIPWNIGTLIAVALILLYCVLGYKGMFQSQILLPHFLLEEQASSNQKPLKNPKVKAESSIKPVRQLDVFTPREIEGLKNKLNELLITKKPYLDESLSLSQLAEELDITDKKLSELLNQHLHTNFYNFINDYRVKEVKEKLIKEGNEKYTLLSIAFDCGFQSKTSFNRVFKQKTGMSPSKFRQLQDKTTGP from the coding sequence ATGTTTGTAGACTTTATATTAATAGCAGGGATGTCCCTGCTATTCTTATTGGTGGTCTTTTTATTGAAATCAAATACGGGCTTTTCAAAGAAACTCTTATCGGTTTTCTTTATTAACTCTATTTTCTTTTTACTGTATTACTACGCCTATTTACATACATCACGCCCTTTAGGGGGGATTGCCGTTTTATTTGGAAGTGGCTCCGGTTTTTTATTAGGTCCTTTTCTCTTATTTTACATTCGGTCTCTTATACAGCCCCTAAATAAAGTTATAAAACCATTGTTGGTTCATCTAATACCCTTTTACATGTATTGGATTGCAATTTCATTGCCAGTAGCATTAAGTATGGTTTTTGGTTTGTTTAAAGCATATCACACACAATATGTTCAAATAGCAGATTATATTAATTTAGTTGAAAATGCATACTTTCTGGGCTATATTTGGATGTCTTTTCAATTGGTAGAATCCATTCGAAAAGCACGGGAACAAACGTATTCTTTTGTTGAAAGTAGCAATCTCAAGTGGATTTCCTATTTAATTATTGGGTTGTTTTGCATTGTAGTAGTAGATAGTTTCTTTTCAGTTTACGAACTGATCTTTCCAAGAATCCCATGGAATATTGGTACGCTCATAGCAGTGGCTCTAATTCTTTTATATTGTGTGTTAGGATATAAAGGGATGTTTCAATCGCAAATTTTATTACCACATTTTTTATTAGAAGAACAAGCTAGCAGTAACCAGAAACCTTTGAAAAATCCTAAAGTGAAGGCTGAAAGCTCTATAAAACCAGTACGACAACTCGATGTATTTACCCCACGAGAAATTGAAGGACTTAAAAATAAATTAAATGAATTGCTCATCACTAAAAAACCATATTTAGATGAATCATTAAGTCTTTCTCAATTGGCAGAGGAGTTGGATATTACTGATAAAAAGCTATCGGAACTGCTTAATCAGCATCTTCACACTAATTTCTATAATTTTATAAATGACTATCGCGTTAAAGAAGTCAAAGAAAAACTGATTAAAGAAGGGAACGAAAAATATACTCTATTAAGCATTGCCTTCGATTGTGGATTTCAATCCAAAACCAGTTTTAATCGTGTATTTAAACAGAAAACGGGGATGTCACCCTCAAAATTCCGGCAATTGCAGGATAAAACGACAGGCCCATAA
- a CDS encoding SBBP repeat-containing protein: MMIKNYSVWLFCLCISFTTFAQSYEWGGRFGGAGEDVVKKMHVDAEGNSYVTGYFTDTADFDITNNESNLTSNGFYDVFVQKTNTEGNLEWAVSIGGAMFDYGTGITTDSQGNVYVTGYFDETVDFNPGGGEWLLTSQGGGDIFILKLTSNGEFVWAKSVGGTGYEESTSIDVDELGNVYILGYLYETVDFDPNLGEALLTSQGGSDTFLLQLDSAGNFVNVYSYGGEDLDLALDLSVKSSSELFISGYFAGTTDLDPRPIEEYTVTASGTGFAGYTMQIDETGAITNIALTEGGNINVYAIAYDTSNNMYITGNFDGTVNFAPASGSSEYTFTSNEAYNGFVLKVLADGSVAWAKHMASDNAYFTYDIVVGANENVYTTGYFSGTADFNPDPTEEFMLSNESTNPSQAFLLSLDSDGEFVSAYQFGGVGFIDTHQLGIDDENNIYLAAQFETTVDLNPLPTETEEVTSIDFRDNYLFKFIDGTLSTSTNKLDTIQVYPNPTTSRLRIQTTDKLLGEKYTIYNLIGQKIANGTLTENLEIPVDGLKSGLYVLTIANQNSFKFIKR; encoded by the coding sequence ATGATGATTAAAAATTATAGTGTATGGCTTTTTTGTCTTTGTATCTCGTTTACCACCTTCGCACAATCCTATGAATGGGGTGGCCGATTTGGAGGTGCTGGAGAGGATGTCGTAAAAAAAATGCACGTGGATGCGGAAGGCAATAGCTACGTAACCGGATATTTTACAGATACCGCCGATTTTGATATTACCAATAACGAATCCAACCTTACTTCCAACGGGTTTTATGATGTGTTTGTTCAAAAGACCAATACAGAAGGCAATCTAGAATGGGCAGTGAGTATAGGGGGAGCTATGTTTGATTATGGTACGGGTATCACAACAGACAGTCAAGGTAATGTTTACGTCACCGGCTATTTTGATGAAACGGTTGATTTTAACCCTGGCGGAGGCGAATGGCTTTTAACCTCACAAGGTGGAGGTGATATTTTTATACTAAAACTTACTAGCAATGGAGAATTTGTTTGGGCAAAGAGTGTAGGCGGTACCGGATATGAAGAATCGACCTCTATTGATGTAGACGAATTAGGAAACGTATATATTCTAGGGTATTTATATGAAACTGTAGATTTTGACCCCAATCTAGGAGAAGCATTATTAACGAGTCAAGGAGGGAGTGATACTTTTTTATTACAGTTGGACAGTGCAGGCAATTTTGTAAATGTCTATAGTTATGGCGGAGAGGATTTAGATTTAGCCCTTGACCTTTCTGTAAAGAGTAGTAGTGAACTATTTATTTCAGGTTATTTTGCAGGAACTACAGATTTAGATCCCCGCCCTATTGAGGAGTATACAGTTACGGCCTCAGGAACAGGTTTTGCAGGCTATACGATGCAAATTGATGAAACCGGAGCTATAACGAATATAGCCCTTACAGAAGGAGGGAACATCAATGTATATGCAATTGCGTATGATACTAGTAACAATATGTATATTACAGGTAATTTTGATGGTACAGTTAATTTTGCTCCAGCATCAGGAAGTAGTGAGTATACCTTTACTAGTAATGAAGCATATAACGGTTTTGTACTAAAAGTATTAGCAGATGGTAGTGTAGCTTGGGCTAAACATATGGCTTCTGATAATGCTTATTTTACTTACGATATAGTAGTGGGGGCTAATGAAAATGTATATACTACTGGATACTTTAGTGGTACTGCAGATTTTAACCCAGATCCAACGGAAGAATTTATGCTCTCTAATGAGTCTACGAACCCGTCTCAGGCTTTTTTGCTTAGCTTAGATTCCGATGGAGAATTTGTAAGTGCTTATCAATTTGGAGGGGTAGGCTTTATCGATACCCATCAATTAGGAATTGATGACGAAAATAATATTTATTTAGCGGCTCAGTTTGAAACAACAGTAGATTTAAATCCGCTTCCTACTGAAACCGAAGAAGTAACTAGTATCGATTTTAGAGATAACTACTTGTTTAAATTTATAGACGGAACACTCAGTACATCTACAAATAAACTCGATACCATTCAAGTGTATCCCAATCCGACTACTAGTCGTTTACGCATACAGACAACTGACAAACTATTGGGAGAAAAGTATACTATTTATAATCTAATAGGCCAAAAAATAGCAAATGGGACCCTAACAGAAAATTTAGAAATACCAGTTGATGGCTTAAAAAGCGGACTCTATGTGCTTACAATAGCCAATCAAAATAGCTTTAAATTTATAAAACGGTAG